A single region of the Lactobacillus isalae genome encodes:
- a CDS encoding helix-turn-helix domain-containing protein has product MADIGDKLRSARKAKGMSIEDVEKITKIQRRYLTAIENDDFDQLPGDFYVRAFIRQFADVVGLNGKELLADYKSEVPEAKPEEYVENSIDNKSERIKETTNNRKGMWRSYLPQIATVVGVVLVILVVYIVYTRFFTGTDQQSANQAENVTVSSSRIKSSKSKTSSKKKSTSKATASEIKISSLGNNSYRVSGMKNDRTLTLGTTKNEVWAQILVNGSSVWQGTLKANGKHSVQLPQNVSNVSVQMGNSVSTTLTLAGKKVNAHNATNPASPMTVRFTFTGQTSQSSSTQSSATTQSSTTTNTVNTQTQQNQNTQNTQGTQNTQNNTQGQTTTNQNNGGQSNR; this is encoded by the coding sequence ATGGCAGATATTGGAGATAAATTACGCAGTGCTCGTAAGGCAAAGGGCATGTCGATTGAAGATGTAGAAAAAATAACCAAGATTCAGCGTAGATATCTTACAGCAATTGAAAATGATGATTTTGATCAATTGCCAGGAGATTTTTATGTGAGAGCTTTTATTAGACAATTTGCTGATGTAGTTGGCCTTAATGGTAAAGAATTGTTAGCAGATTATAAGTCTGAAGTGCCTGAGGCAAAACCAGAAGAATATGTTGAAAATTCGATTGATAATAAGAGCGAGAGAATTAAAGAAACTACCAATAATCGTAAAGGTATGTGGCGTAGTTACTTGCCACAAATTGCTACGGTAGTAGGCGTTGTTTTAGTAATTTTAGTAGTTTACATCGTTTATACACGCTTCTTTACTGGAACCGATCAACAATCAGCAAATCAAGCAGAGAATGTAACTGTTTCTTCTTCTCGTATTAAATCTTCAAAATCTAAAACTTCATCTAAGAAGAAATCAACTTCTAAAGCTACAGCTTCAGAAATTAAGATTTCTAGTTTAGGCAATAATAGCTACCGTGTTAGCGGGATGAAGAATGATCGTACTTTAACTTTAGGTACAACTAAAAATGAAGTTTGGGCACAAATTTTAGTTAACGGTTCTTCAGTTTGGCAAGGAACATTAAAAGCAAATGGCAAACATTCTGTTCAATTGCCACAAAATGTAAGTAATGTTTCTGTACAAATGGGGAATAGCGTTTCAACTACTTTGACCTTAGCTGGTAAAAAGGTAAACGCACATAATGCTACTAATCCAGCTTCACCGATGACAGTGAGATTTACTTTTACTGGACAAACTAGCCAAAGCAGTAGCACTCAAAGTAGTGCAACTACTCAAAGTTCAACTACTACAAATACTGTAAATACTCAAACACAGCAAAACCAAAATACTCAAAACACCCAAGGTACACAAAATACGCAAAATAATACGCAAGGACAAACAACTACTAATCAAAACAACGGAGGTCAAA
- the ymfI gene encoding elongation factor P 5-aminopentanone reductase: protein MKRAIIFGATGGIGKTIAAELAEKGWSLYIHYNNSKQDAEEMVRELISRYPDQEFFSLKLDFLAKDEVIKKTISSLLPISAAIFTQGITNYQFLGSQGLDQIEKIMQVNLLVPIKITSLLESQLLKREHGRIVFIGSVYGGQASALESVYSASKGGLSSFVQGYAREVASANLTVNVIAPGAVDTPMNAIFDAETLNEVKNEIPAGRLARPADISFWVENLLDERSDYLTGQTIYVDGGWLV from the coding sequence ATGAAACGTGCAATAATTTTTGGTGCAACAGGAGGAATCGGTAAGACTATTGCAGCTGAATTAGCTGAAAAAGGTTGGTCCTTATATATTCACTATAATAATAGCAAGCAGGATGCTGAAGAAATGGTAAGAGAACTAATTAGTAGGTATCCAGATCAGGAATTCTTTTCATTGAAACTCGATTTTTTAGCTAAAGACGAGGTAATTAAGAAAACGATTTCCAGTCTTTTACCGATAAGTGCCGCTATTTTTACTCAAGGAATTACTAATTATCAGTTTCTTGGCAGTCAAGGATTAGACCAAATAGAAAAAATTATGCAGGTTAATTTGTTAGTTCCGATAAAGATAACGTCGCTTTTAGAATCACAGCTTTTAAAGCGTGAGCACGGAAGAATAGTGTTTATTGGATCTGTATACGGAGGTCAAGCAAGCGCCCTTGAGAGTGTATATAGTGCAAGTAAAGGCGGCCTATCAAGCTTTGTACAAGGATATGCGCGTGAAGTCGCGTCAGCTAACTTGACAGTAAATGTAATTGCTCCTGGAGCAGTAGATACACCAATGAATGCAATTTTTGATGCGGAGACTTTAAATGAAGTGAAAAATGAGATTCCAGCGGGCCGATTGGCTAGACCAGCAGACATATCGTTTTGGGTGGAGAACTTGCTTGATGAACGTTCGGACTATTTGACAGGCCAAACGATTTATGTCGATGGTGGTTGGCTTGTTTAA
- a CDS encoding M16 family metallopeptidase, translating to MKKLDVTSREYKSGFRAKVIRRPLFTQKFMGIIVDFGGSDPQKLCGGAHFLEHKLFTKKNGDISQRFEAIGASTNAFTTYNETMFYASFTEHWRQVLPLIFELVGTTHFTKSNVSKEAKIIAQELAMYQDDPNWQVNYELMQMMFPKTNLAEDLTGTKASLKKMTPDILQEIYDDNYVTSRMEFVACGGFSENQTKEILREVGKLESKYLTSKNLAPKKVKLVKPQKQHNTVIESDLATSRVGVGIRLPDFEKIGLKNSTAQSILEMMLQAKLGVTSPWFEKMQKQGILNSPMELQVSYTTEGNFATIIGASNKPDLFLENTKNQLLEVPISEDAFVFQKKEALAQTIREFDDLSTIAIEEAEYGLENDDFNVAVQAIQSLSFNEFYTAVDNILAKSDIFTTILKSEEEAN from the coding sequence ATGAAAAAATTAGATGTAACAAGCAGAGAATATAAGTCTGGATTTCGAGCAAAGGTAATTAGAAGGCCACTTTTTACTCAAAAATTTATGGGAATTATTGTAGATTTTGGTGGGAGTGATCCACAAAAGTTATGCGGTGGAGCTCATTTTTTAGAACACAAACTATTTACTAAAAAAAATGGAGATATTTCCCAACGATTTGAGGCAATTGGGGCATCAACGAATGCCTTTACTACATACAATGAAACAATGTTCTATGCTAGCTTTACAGAGCATTGGCGGCAAGTTTTACCCCTAATTTTTGAGTTAGTTGGGACAACACACTTTACTAAGAGTAATGTTTCTAAAGAAGCCAAAATTATTGCTCAAGAACTAGCAATGTATCAAGATGATCCTAACTGGCAAGTAAATTATGAATTAATGCAAATGATGTTTCCAAAAACGAATCTGGCTGAAGATTTAACTGGTACCAAGGCTAGTCTGAAGAAAATGACGCCAGATATTTTACAAGAAATTTATGATGATAATTATGTCACCAGCCGGATGGAATTTGTTGCATGTGGGGGATTTAGCGAAAATCAAACAAAAGAGATTCTACGTGAAGTGGGAAAGCTTGAAAGTAAGTACCTAACTTCTAAAAATCTTGCTCCCAAAAAAGTCAAACTTGTAAAGCCGCAAAAGCAGCATAATACAGTTATTGAATCGGATTTAGCCACTTCACGGGTTGGTGTCGGAATTAGATTACCTGATTTTGAAAAGATAGGATTAAAAAATAGCACAGCACAAAGTATTCTTGAAATGATGCTTCAGGCTAAATTAGGAGTAACTAGTCCTTGGTTTGAAAAAATGCAAAAGCAAGGAATTTTAAATTCACCAATGGAACTTCAAGTTTCTTATACTACAGAAGGAAACTTTGCTACAATCATTGGCGCTTCTAATAAACCAGATCTATTTTTAGAAAACACTAAAAACCAACTTTTAGAAGTCCCTATATCTGAAGATGCGTTTGTATTTCAAAAGAAAGAAGCTTTGGCTCAAACAATTAGAGAATTTGATGATTTGAGTACAATTGCGATTGAAGAAGCCGAATATGGACTTGAAAATGATGACTTTAATGTAGCAGTGCAAGCAATTCAATCTTTAAGTTTTAATGAATTTTATACCGCAGTTGATAATATTCTAGCTAAAAGTGATATATTTACTACAATTTTAAAAAGCGAAGAGGAAGCTAATTAA
- a CDS encoding M16 family metallopeptidase — translation MTNIRIDHNLKFKTATLGCFLRLPLDKKTLALANILACMQSNASKAFPGINVQARTFSNLYNASLQVFPEVFGNQIVVFYTINFVEPREILDPDYNYQVVMDAFFKVVKEPLFDGQLLELAKRQLEQERKQYYELPANFALSGFFNNWYRSTPNYQDSVFGDEETLKNASLEEVKSFFDTLRNAPAFCLGQAQDPDSLTDLVQQQIDWAGYFDDFVVPTLSIPTKEDPIEKEIQFKSEQAQLLIGYGYDQSLPVHFKQFGGLFLGEYLAGDESSKLFTEVRKKLGAAYAIDATNYVNNSLFLISTGISKDKITAATRAIKSSVKAVQEGKVDEDTFVKAKAALKRNYQISTDRQDLILIQMLANALRGRDYTFTQRISDVDRFKIEKLVEFSQKLYFNESYCLK, via the coding sequence ATGACGAATATTAGAATTGACCATAATTTAAAATTTAAAACAGCCACGCTCGGCTGTTTTTTGCGTTTACCATTAGATAAGAAAACGTTGGCTTTGGCAAATATCTTAGCCTGTATGCAAAGTAACGCTAGTAAGGCGTTTCCCGGAATTAACGTACAAGCGAGAACATTTTCAAACCTTTATAACGCAAGTTTGCAGGTTTTTCCGGAAGTATTTGGAAATCAAATTGTGGTTTTTTACACTATAAATTTTGTTGAGCCAAGAGAAATTCTAGATCCTGATTATAATTATCAGGTAGTAATGGATGCCTTTTTTAAGGTGGTAAAAGAGCCACTTTTTGATGGTCAATTATTAGAATTGGCAAAAAGACAGCTTGAGCAGGAAAGAAAACAATATTATGAATTGCCAGCAAATTTTGCTTTAAGTGGTTTCTTTAATAATTGGTATCGAAGCACTCCGAACTATCAAGATAGTGTTTTTGGGGATGAAGAAACTTTAAAAAATGCTAGCTTAGAAGAAGTTAAATCGTTTTTTGATACTTTGAGAAATGCACCTGCATTTTGCTTGGGTCAAGCTCAAGATCCTGACAGTTTGACTGATTTAGTGCAGCAACAAATTGATTGGGCAGGATATTTTGATGATTTTGTAGTTCCAACGCTGTCTATTCCTACAAAGGAAGATCCAATTGAAAAAGAAATTCAGTTTAAGAGTGAACAAGCTCAACTTTTGATTGGATATGGCTATGATCAATCGCTTCCGGTGCATTTTAAACAATTTGGCGGCTTATTTTTGGGAGAATATCTTGCTGGAGATGAGTCATCTAAATTGTTTACTGAAGTTCGAAAGAAATTAGGCGCCGCTTACGCAATTGATGCTACTAATTACGTTAATAATTCTCTTTTCTTAATAAGTACAGGAATTTCTAAAGATAAGATTACAGCTGCCACTAGAGCAATTAAAAGCAGTGTAAAAGCTGTTCAAGAAGGTAAGGTAGACGAAGATACCTTTGTAAAGGCGAAGGCAGCTTTAAAACGTAATTATCAAATAAGTACTGATCGTCAAGATTTAATTTTGATTCAAATGTTGGCAAACGCTCTTAGAGGACGCGATTATACTTTTACTCAGCGAATCAGCGATGTTGATAGATTTAAGATAGAAAAATTAGTTGAATTTAGCCAAAAATTGTACTTTAACGAAAGCTATTGTTTAAAATGA
- a CDS encoding FtsK/SpoIIIE family DNA translocase — MAKKRKRRTKGRKKSTTKNKKQGMDWVITGIILVLVAVLSCVHFGLFSQQLINLIRFFVGDSHYLASIILGLFGLVMVIYDQPPRFTLKRGGGLGIFYLGLLLWESSRVFNQMMIHQGFVNAFLTSIGEEFSRAQITTKVGGGFIGSMFYQLVFPILGIVGSEVISLLMMLVGVLMICNVKFATLLSGFQKGSQLVIEKNKDAGNALKSKYNDLVEKHEQNKQEKLNNREKLTDPLNDHDSTFPSTADFTDEPSSSNAKDSENEAESMPHFEPKIEVSQETATPEPEVQVPATDDLPISHSYAEEDQKMKQELQNVDHGDLETKQSSQPKNANYKKPPINLLAPVKSVDQSQDKALIQKNTEVLESTFKSFGVHVIVKKAVLGPTVTRYEVQPAVGVKVSKIVNLADDLALALAAKDIRIEAPIPGKPLIGIEVPNRTTSAVSFKDVMLHQDTKAKDISLDVPLGKDVEGKVISADLRKMPHLLIAGSTGSGKSVAINTIITSILMKSYPEDVKLVLIDPKMVELSVYNGIPHLLIPVVTDAKLATNALRKTVKEMERRYQLFAAGGVRNITEYNQKVDENNADKSNSVMEKLPYIVVIVDELSDLMMVAGHDVEDAIVRLAQMARAAGIHMILATQRPSVDVITGLIKANVPSRISFAVSSGVDSRTILDQVGAEKLLGRGDMLFLPIGAAKPERVQGAFISVNEVEKIVSWVKDQQEAVYNEDMIPSKNDSDSQTESEDEPEDEFYDQAVALVRKQQSASVSMLQRRFRIGYNRAARIVDAMEAKGIVGPSEGSKPRQVLIPSEKDEDQ, encoded by the coding sequence ATGGCTAAAAAGCGAAAACGCAGGACAAAAGGAAGGAAAAAGTCAACTACTAAAAATAAAAAGCAAGGTATGGATTGGGTTATTACAGGAATCATCCTTGTTTTAGTAGCAGTTTTAAGTTGCGTTCACTTCGGCTTATTTAGTCAACAACTAATCAATTTAATTCGCTTTTTTGTTGGGGATAGTCACTACTTAGCTAGCATTATTCTAGGACTATTTGGCTTAGTAATGGTAATTTACGATCAACCACCTCGCTTTACTTTAAAAAGGGGAGGCGGATTAGGAATTTTTTACTTAGGTTTGCTTCTCTGGGAGAGCTCGCGTGTTTTTAATCAGATGATGATTCATCAGGGATTCGTTAACGCTTTTCTAACATCAATTGGAGAGGAATTTTCAAGAGCCCAAATTACAACTAAAGTTGGTGGCGGTTTTATCGGAAGTATGTTTTATCAACTAGTCTTTCCAATTTTAGGAATTGTTGGATCAGAAGTAATTTCTTTATTGATGATGTTAGTAGGCGTACTGATGATCTGCAACGTGAAATTTGCTACTTTGCTTTCTGGTTTTCAAAAGGGATCTCAGCTTGTAATTGAAAAAAATAAGGATGCTGGGAATGCTTTAAAGAGCAAATACAATGATTTAGTTGAGAAACATGAGCAAAATAAGCAAGAAAAATTGAATAATCGTGAAAAACTAACCGATCCTTTAAATGATCATGATTCAACTTTTCCAAGTACAGCTGATTTTACTGATGAACCTTCTTCATCAAATGCAAAGGATAGTGAAAATGAGGCTGAAAGTATGCCTCATTTTGAGCCTAAGATTGAAGTTTCTCAAGAAACAGCTACGCCTGAGCCAGAGGTCCAAGTACCGGCTACTGATGATTTGCCTATTTCACATTCTTATGCTGAAGAAGATCAGAAGATGAAGCAAGAATTACAGAATGTTGATCATGGTGATTTAGAAACTAAGCAAAGTTCCCAGCCTAAGAATGCAAATTATAAAAAGCCACCAATTAATTTATTAGCACCAGTAAAAAGTGTTGATCAGAGTCAAGATAAGGCTTTAATTCAAAAGAATACAGAGGTTTTAGAGTCTACTTTTAAGAGCTTTGGCGTACATGTTATTGTAAAAAAGGCGGTCTTAGGACCAACAGTTACACGTTATGAAGTCCAACCAGCAGTTGGTGTGAAGGTAAGCAAGATTGTAAACTTAGCAGACGATTTAGCTCTCGCTTTGGCTGCAAAAGATATACGTATTGAAGCACCGATCCCTGGTAAGCCTCTAATTGGAATCGAAGTTCCTAATCGAACTACTTCAGCTGTTTCCTTTAAGGATGTAATGCTACATCAAGATACAAAGGCAAAAGATATTTCACTCGATGTCCCTTTAGGTAAGGATGTCGAAGGAAAAGTAATCTCAGCGGATTTACGTAAAATGCCCCACTTATTAATTGCGGGTTCTACTGGATCTGGTAAATCAGTAGCAATTAACACAATTATTACCAGTATTTTAATGAAGTCTTATCCCGAAGATGTCAAGCTAGTTTTAATTGATCCGAAGATGGTTGAACTTTCTGTATATAACGGAATTCCTCACCTACTAATTCCGGTTGTTACTGATGCAAAACTGGCAACAAATGCCTTACGTAAAACAGTTAAGGAAATGGAAAGACGCTACCAGCTTTTTGCTGCGGGCGGCGTTCGTAACATTACTGAATATAATCAAAAGGTAGATGAAAATAATGCTGATAAAAGTAATTCAGTAATGGAAAAATTACCATATATTGTAGTAATTGTTGATGAGTTAAGTGACTTAATGATGGTTGCAGGTCATGATGTTGAAGATGCAATTGTTCGTTTAGCTCAGATGGCACGTGCAGCAGGAATCCATATGATTTTAGCAACCCAAAGACCAAGTGTTGATGTTATTACTGGTTTAATTAAGGCTAACGTTCCATCTAGAATATCTTTTGCTGTTTCAAGTGGTGTAGATTCAAGAACTATTTTGGACCAAGTTGGTGCAGAAAAGCTTTTAGGACGCGGAGATATGCTCTTTTTACCAATAGGCGCTGCAAAGCCAGAACGTGTTCAAGGAGCCTTTATCTCTGTAAATGAAGTGGAAAAAATAGTATCGTGGGTAAAGGACCAACAAGAAGCTGTCTATAACGAGGATATGATTCCTTCGAAAAATGATTCAGACAGTCAAACAGAGAGTGAAGATGAGCCTGAAGATGAATTCTATGATCAGGCAGTAGCTTTGGTAAGAAAACAACAGTCAGCAAGTGTTTCAATGCTTCAGCGCCGATTTAGAATTGGGTATAATCGTGCTGCAAGAATTGTTGACGCAATGGAAGCTAAGGGGATAGTAGGTCCTTCTGAGGGATCTAAACCTAGACAAGTACTTATTCCATCAGAAAAGGACGAGGATCAGTAA
- a CDS encoding DUF1149 family protein — MDFKNMTPIVVRSFHYDLNDEQKVKNEVNVSLRQVYQDLDDGSQDEGKNGKYFEIAVPFEVAPAPGDFTVSGVITRVVQFIDYFGDGSDLEPSDYQLLSRPLVEQIETLTYEITQLTLDHPVNLSFKSNFNELNKDDRNNKDDN; from the coding sequence ATGGATTTTAAAAATATGACCCCAATTGTAGTGCGTTCTTTTCACTACGATTTAAACGATGAGCAAAAGGTAAAAAATGAAGTTAATGTTTCATTGAGACAAGTCTATCAAGATTTAGATGATGGTAGTCAAGATGAAGGTAAGAATGGCAAGTATTTTGAAATTGCCGTTCCTTTTGAAGTTGCTCCAGCACCTGGTGATTTTACTGTTAGCGGCGTAATTACAAGAGTTGTTCAATTTATTGATTACTTTGGTGACGGTTCAGATTTAGAACCATCTGATTATCAATTGCTTTCTAGACCATTAGTTGAACAAATTGAAACTTTAACTTATGAAATTACACAATTAACATTAGATCATCCTGTTAACTTGAGCTTTAAATCAAACTTTAATGAATTGAATAAAGATGATCGAAATAATAAAGATGATAATTAA
- a CDS encoding tRNA (cytidine(34)-2'-O)-methyltransferase, whose amino-acid sequence MTNHVVLYEPLMPANTGNIARTCAGTNTVLDLIEPLGFQIDNKKMKRAGLDYWDKVDIRMHDDLDAFLSTLGPNDEMYLISKFSSKNYAQVDYTDPDKDYYFVFGKETTGLPETFMREYYDRNLRIPMSDNIRCYNLSNSVAMVLLEALRQQGFPNMEKSHHYENDKLKDNYNRPERYERNLGDN is encoded by the coding sequence ATGACAAATCATGTTGTACTTTACGAACCATTAATGCCAGCAAATACAGGAAATATTGCTCGTACTTGTGCTGGAACTAATACAGTTTTAGATTTAATTGAACCACTTGGTTTTCAAATTGATAATAAAAAGATGAAACGTGCTGGGCTAGATTACTGGGATAAGGTAGATATTAGAATGCATGATGACTTAGATGCTTTTTTAAGTACTCTTGGTCCGAATGATGAAATGTATCTAATTTCAAAATTTTCTTCCAAAAATTATGCTCAGGTAGACTATACTGATCCTGATAAAGATTATTATTTTGTTTTTGGTAAAGAAACTACGGGTTTGCCAGAAACGTTTATGAGAGAATATTATGACCGTAATTTAAGAATTCCTATGTCTGATAATATTCGCTGCTATAATTTATCTAATTCAGTTGCGATGGTTCTTTTAGAAGCTTTAAGGCAGCAAGGCTTTCCAAATATGGAAAAGAGTCACCATTATGAAAATGATAAGCTAAAAGATAACTATAATCGTCCAGAACGATATGAAAGAAATTTAGGAGATAATTAA
- a CDS encoding AI-2E family transporter, translated as MGVEKHHQKNNFFVKWFLNNRFSIALLNILLFFLIILVFNQISFVLNPFWTFFNAILPPILVASIQYYLMDPVVDWMEKKLKVPRIITIILLFVIVVGGLIWIINTLIPIIQHQTDSLVKNWPAYWKDAQKGFEKMIRDPRLNGVRGGINQAISDAQTKMFKTGQDSFNVALSNLSSAVNVITMIFMTLLTAPFVLFFMLKDGHRLNPYVTKFAPQRLQPSFSSLLSDINGAVASYIRGQITVAFWVGVMFAIGYSVIGLNYGITLAVLAGVLNMIPYFGTFIAFIPAIILGLISSPMMLIKVLIVFAIEQTLEGRVISPLVMGNKMNMNPVTTILLLIGASAVAGLWGVIFAIPVYAVIKIIVTRLFNYYRKISNLYDEISASDDDNQKAKE; from the coding sequence ATGGGTGTAGAAAAACATCATCAGAAGAACAACTTTTTTGTTAAGTGGTTTTTAAACAACCGTTTTAGTATAGCCTTACTTAATATTTTGTTGTTCTTCTTAATCATTTTGGTATTTAACCAAATTTCTTTTGTGTTAAATCCATTTTGGACATTTTTCAATGCAATTTTACCGCCAATTTTGGTTGCATCGATTCAATATTATTTAATGGATCCAGTAGTTGATTGGATGGAAAAGAAATTAAAAGTACCACGAATTATTACAATTATTTTATTATTTGTAATTGTAGTAGGTGGCTTAATATGGATTATTAATACTTTAATCCCAATCATCCAACATCAAACTGATTCTTTAGTAAAAAATTGGCCAGCTTATTGGAAAGACGCGCAAAAGGGTTTTGAGAAAATGATTCGCGATCCACGGCTAAATGGAGTTCGTGGAGGTATTAATCAAGCTATTTCTGATGCTCAGACTAAGATGTTCAAAACCGGTCAAGATAGCTTTAATGTGGCTTTGAGTAATTTATCTTCCGCTGTTAATGTAATTACGATGATTTTTATGACATTGTTAACAGCACCCTTTGTTTTATTCTTTATGTTAAAAGATGGACATCGTTTAAATCCTTATGTAACTAAATTTGCACCTCAAAGATTACAACCAAGTTTTTCAAGCTTACTTAGTGATATTAATGGAGCAGTTGCTTCTTACATTAGAGGTCAAATTACGGTTGCTTTCTGGGTTGGGGTAATGTTTGCTATTGGATATTCTGTAATTGGCCTAAATTACGGAATTACATTAGCTGTCTTAGCTGGGGTTTTAAATATGATTCCTTATTTTGGAACTTTTATTGCCTTTATTCCAGCGATCATTTTAGGACTAATTAGCTCACCAATGATGTTAATTAAGGTTTTAATAGTCTTTGCGATTGAACAAACCCTTGAAGGACGTGTGATTTCTCCATTAGTAATGGGAAATAAGATGAATATGAATCCTGTTACGACTATTTTGTTGTTAATTGGAGCAAGTGCAGTTGCTGGCCTTTGGGGAGTAATCTTTGCAATTCCGGTTTATGCCGTAATTAAAATTATTGTAACTAGACTATTTAATTATTATCGTAAGATTTCTAATCTTTATGATGAGATATCAGCATCAGATGATGATAATCAAAAGGCTAAAGAGTAG
- a CDS encoding PTS glucitol/sorbitol transporter subunit IIA, whose product MKWNSTITAIGSEALDPNDNIVILFDNKATDKLRDVAVLQKFDQATSVEKFVFKKDDSITIDGTTYLALYVGPMVQMNMQAIGHATLVFTDEVPKKPMTNAIYLEKDPKEKMPEFKLGDWITYEHR is encoded by the coding sequence ATGAAATGGAATTCTACAATTACTGCTATCGGATCAGAAGCGTTAGATCCAAATGATAATATCGTAATTTTATTTGATAACAAAGCAACTGATAAATTAAGGGATGTTGCTGTGTTACAAAAGTTTGATCAGGCAACTTCTGTAGAAAAGTTTGTTTTTAAAAAAGATGATTCAATTACGATTGATGGGACTACTTATTTAGCTTTATATGTTGGACCAATGGTGCAAATGAACATGCAGGCGATTGGACATGCAACTTTGGTATTTACTGATGAAGTTCCAAAAAAGCCAATGACAAATGCAATTTATTTAGAAAAAGATCCAAAAGAAAAGATGCCTGAATTTAAGTTAGGCGATTGGATCACCTACGAACATAGATAA
- a CDS encoding lactonase family protein has product MKVWFGGYTSHDSKGIYTANVENDGTDIKLADIKNIVELERPTYFQLVGDLLFTIIQKDNQGGIASYRIKDGKAEQLDVYLHDGASPCYISVDPEKHLIFTANYHLATINVFSYDENGKLTFITNDKHEGHGPRVEQDQAHPHFFDETPAGNLVSCDLGIDAVDFYKLDGDKLKHLARYQMEKGFGTRHITFSPDGKTMYIVGELSSQVNVAHLNENTWEIENVATYKTIPDNFTEHNGAAAIRISKDGKFIYVSNRGHDSITVFKVLDNGELELTQRVSVFGSFPRDFNWDKSEKYLVVANQNTNNATLYRRNSEIGSLTPLQKDIPVPEATRVLFEEN; this is encoded by the coding sequence ATGAAAGTTTGGTTTGGTGGCTATACTAGTCATGACTCAAAAGGAATTTATACAGCTAATGTAGAAAATGATGGAACTGATATTAAGCTAGCTGATATTAAAAATATTGTTGAACTTGAGCGACCAACTTATTTTCAATTAGTCGGTGATTTATTATTTACTATCATCCAAAAAGATAATCAAGGTGGAATTGCTTCTTACCGAATTAAAGATGGAAAAGCAGAGCAATTAGATGTTTATCTTCATGATGGTGCTTCACCTTGTTATATTAGCGTTGATCCAGAAAAGCATTTGATTTTTACTGCAAACTATCATTTAGCAACTATTAACGTATTTTCTTACGACGAAAACGGAAAATTAACTTTTATTACCAATGACAAGCATGAAGGACATGGACCAAGAGTTGAGCAAGATCAAGCTCACCCACACTTCTTTGATGAGACCCCTGCTGGCAACTTAGTTTCATGTGACTTGGGAATTGATGCAGTTGATTTTTATAAGTTAGACGGAGATAAGCTAAAACATCTTGCTCGCTATCAAATGGAGAAAGGTTTCGGTACTCGTCACATCACCTTCTCACCAGATGGTAAAACTATGTATATTGTTGGCGAATTATCCAGCCAAGTTAATGTTGCGCACTTAAACGAAAATACCTGGGAAATTGAAAATGTTGCAACTTACAAGACCATCCCTGATAACTTCACTGAACATAATGGCGCTGCAGCAATTAGAATTTCTAAAGATGGAAAATTCATCTACGTTTCTAATCGTGGTCACGATTCAATTACAGTCTTCAAAGTTTTAGACAATGGCGAACTTGAATTAACACAAAGAGTTTCTGTCTTTGGTTCATTCCCACGTGACTTTAACTGGGATAAGAGTGAAAAATACCTTGTTGTAGCTAACCAAAATACTAATAATGCTACCTTATATCGTAGAAACTCCGAAATTGGTAGTTTAACTCCACTTCAAAAAGATATTCCTGTTCCTGAAGCTACACGAGTATTATTTGAAGAAAATTAA